From a single Streptomyces rubradiris genomic region:
- a CDS encoding tyrosine-type recombinase/integrase translates to MSYSSKAAETNWYDFAVEYVDRTWARTSANHRKNVAKALTAVTVALLRTPPKQFEPVKVRTALREWAFNHKRRTDPGRPMPDDVRVILDWVQRNTLPMSAWEDPEKVDAAVSALGTLLDGTAAKASSVSRNRRIMNLVIGYAIKHGILRSNPLPKGKTEGAGPKVAQAIDKRSLLNPQQVAALLEWIGKRPRRGLLYQAFFATLCYAGLRPEEAVALRVSDATLPEVGWGEFIVHEAQPEVGSQWTDTGEVHEERDLKGRAEGDTRTVPIHPDLVALLREVIAKHKLDPTDLLFPGERGGMLAGSVFRRVWDKARKAVLPPHEYESPAGKRVYDCRHTCLTGWLNEGIPPAQVAEWAGNSVPVLLAIYARCIVGQLADYLKRIEGIRYLPSAA, encoded by the coding sequence GTGTCGTACTCCAGCAAGGCGGCGGAGACCAACTGGTACGACTTCGCGGTTGAGTACGTCGACCGGACATGGGCGCGCACGTCGGCAAACCACCGGAAGAACGTCGCCAAGGCGCTCACAGCAGTCACGGTTGCGCTACTGCGGACGCCGCCGAAGCAGTTCGAACCGGTGAAGGTCCGCACTGCCCTCCGGGAGTGGGCCTTCAACCACAAGCGTCGGACGGACCCCGGCCGACCCATGCCGGACGATGTCCGAGTGATCCTGGACTGGGTCCAGAGGAACACGCTCCCGATGTCCGCGTGGGAAGATCCCGAGAAGGTGGACGCTGCCGTCTCCGCCCTCGGGACTCTTCTGGATGGCACCGCCGCGAAGGCCAGCTCAGTGTCCCGGAACCGCCGGATCATGAACTTGGTCATCGGCTATGCGATCAAGCACGGCATCCTGCGGTCGAACCCCTTGCCGAAGGGCAAAACCGAGGGTGCAGGCCCAAAGGTTGCCCAGGCTATCGACAAGCGCTCCTTGCTCAACCCGCAGCAGGTCGCAGCGCTCCTCGAATGGATAGGTAAGCGGCCTCGCCGAGGTCTGCTCTACCAGGCGTTCTTCGCCACGCTCTGCTACGCCGGCCTTCGCCCGGAGGAGGCTGTCGCCCTCCGGGTCAGCGACGCAACCCTCCCCGAGGTGGGCTGGGGTGAGTTCATCGTCCACGAGGCTCAGCCTGAGGTGGGCAGCCAGTGGACGGATACGGGTGAGGTTCACGAGGAGCGTGACCTGAAGGGGAGGGCCGAAGGCGACACGCGGACAGTGCCCATTCACCCCGATCTCGTGGCCCTGCTGCGGGAGGTCATCGCGAAGCACAAGCTGGACCCGACCGACCTGCTCTTTCCGGGTGAACGTGGAGGCATGCTTGCCGGCTCCGTCTTCCGCCGCGTGTGGGACAAGGCGCGCAAGGCCGTCCTGCCGCCCCACGAATACGAGTCTCCTGCGGGGAAGCGGGTGTATGACTGCCGTCACACCTGCCTTACCGGCTGGCTGAACGAAGGCATCCCGCCCGCCCAGGTCGCCGAGTGGGCAGGTAACAGCGTGCCGGTCCTGCTGGCGATCTACGCTCGCTGCATCGTCGGCCAGCTGGCCGACTACCTCAAGCGGATCGAAGGCATCCGATACCTGCCGAGTGCGGCGTAA
- a CDS encoding helix-turn-helix transcriptional regulator, with protein sequence MSVAGRLAQKLTVDEVCAELQIARSTFYEWRQKGRAPRCIRLPNGALRVRRGDLENWLTDCEDHP encoded by the coding sequence GTGTCGGTAGCTGGCAGGCTAGCGCAGAAGCTGACGGTGGACGAGGTTTGCGCCGAGCTGCAAATCGCGCGTTCGACCTTCTACGAGTGGCGGCAAAAGGGGCGAGCCCCTCGCTGTATTCGTCTCCCTAATGGCGCGCTGCGCGTGCGTCGGGGAGATTTGGAAAATTGGCTTACCGATTGTGAGGACCACCCCTGA